Proteins encoded within one genomic window of Dermatophilus congolensis:
- the fdxA gene encoding ferredoxin, whose product MTYVIAQPCVDVKDKACIEECPVDCIYEGERSLYIHPDECVDCGACEPVCPVEAIYYEDDVPEEWSDYYKANVEFFDDLGSPGGAAKLGLIKKDHEFIAALPPQGE is encoded by the coding sequence ATGACTTATGTCATCGCCCAGCCGTGCGTCGACGTCAAGGACAAGGCGTGCATCGAGGAGTGCCCTGTCGACTGCATTTATGAGGGCGAGCGTTCGCTCTACATTCATCCCGATGAGTGTGTCGACTGCGGTGCCTGCGAGCCGGTGTGCCCTGTCGAGGCTATTTACTACGAAGACGATGTGCCTGAAGAGTGGAGCGATTACTACAAGGCAAACGTCGAGTTTTTTGATGATTTGGGTAGCCCTGGTGGCGCAGCCAAATTGGGGCTTATTAAGAAAGACCACGAGTTCATCGCGGCGCTTCCTCCGCAGGGGGAGTGA
- a CDS encoding flavin reductase family protein has translation MNHDVTMSSGHLVAPDEYRHAMRRVAAGVSVLTTTDGRHDLAMTLNSVTSVSLDPPLQLAVIHNEARCLEALQESKHWIINVLPASARSLATRFAEVGRPSFGQLDRVDHSRSAEDLACLDVAIARFHCRLWAQYPGGDHTIVVGSVVRVEVPVVVGPGLFTYRGEMRSVD, from the coding sequence ATGAATCACGACGTCACCATGTCATCGGGGCACCTTGTTGCCCCAGACGAATACCGTCACGCCATGAGGCGGGTCGCTGCAGGTGTATCTGTGCTGACGACCACCGATGGGCGTCATGACCTCGCCATGACGCTGAACTCGGTTACCTCGGTTTCCTTGGATCCGCCCCTGCAGCTGGCTGTCATACACAACGAGGCGCGTTGTCTAGAAGCGCTGCAAGAGAGCAAACACTGGATTATTAACGTGCTGCCGGCATCAGCGCGAAGTTTGGCAACGCGTTTTGCTGAGGTTGGTCGGCCTTCTTTCGGGCAGCTTGATCGGGTTGATCACAGCCGTTCCGCAGAAGATCTGGCGTGTTTGGATGTGGCGATAGCTCGGTTTCATTGTCGTTTGTGGGCGCAGTACCCGGGAGGGGACCACACCATCGTTGTTGGCAGTGTTGTGCGTGTTGAGGTGCCGGTGGTTGTTGGCCCAGGTCTTTTTACTTATCGGGGCGAGATGCGTTCGGTCGACTGA
- a CDS encoding PIG-L family deacetylase: MSQPQSDPTVHERSRLLFIHAHPDDETLWSGVTLAHYAGKGVDVRVLTCTLGDEGEVIPPELAHHAPGQENTLGQYRRGELRAAMKTIGAYEHVLGENPLTMRGARYRDSGMAGTDENNDPRALCRADLGSLAARIRARIVRLDPDAVVTYEATGGYGHPDHIRVHEATRAAIAGLPAEQQPPLYVILVPDDVAREDRRWLQRHVSPASGLQVPASSDPYPPSVVNHELVTHVVHGSSADLALRDAALAHHRTQATVYQGYYALSNDVAARLPRAEYFARIDPVTGRYARRIGAPVEGLV, from the coding sequence ATGTCGCAGCCCCAATCGGACCCCACCGTGCACGAGCGCTCCCGTCTTCTCTTCATCCACGCACACCCCGATGATGAAACTCTCTGGAGTGGCGTCACCTTGGCTCACTACGCAGGCAAAGGAGTAGACGTTCGCGTTCTCACCTGCACCCTGGGGGATGAAGGAGAAGTCATCCCGCCTGAACTTGCCCACCACGCCCCAGGCCAGGAGAACACCCTTGGTCAGTACCGACGCGGTGAGCTGCGCGCAGCGATGAAAACGATCGGGGCTTATGAGCACGTTTTGGGGGAAAACCCGCTAACTATGCGCGGTGCTCGCTACCGTGACTCCGGTATGGCAGGAACTGACGAAAACAACGATCCGCGCGCCCTGTGCCGTGCCGACCTAGGCTCTCTAGCTGCGCGTATCCGTGCTCGCATTGTTCGCCTCGACCCTGATGCCGTCGTCACGTATGAAGCTACTGGTGGTTATGGGCATCCTGACCATATCCGGGTACATGAGGCTACACGCGCTGCTATTGCTGGCCTTCCTGCAGAGCAACAGCCGCCCCTGTACGTGATTCTTGTGCCTGACGATGTCGCTCGTGAAGACCGGCGTTGGCTGCAACGTCACGTTTCGCCAGCTAGCGGGCTGCAAGTTCCTGCCAGCAGCGATCCGTACCCGCCTTCTGTGGTTAATCACGAACTCGTCACCCATGTCGTGCACGGCAGTTCAGCAGACCTCGCATTGCGGGATGCGGCTTTAGCTCACCACCGCACCCAGGCGACTGTCTATCAGGGGTATTACGCCCTTTCGAATGATGTTGCGGCGCGTTTGCCGCGTGCTGAATATTTTGCCCGCATAGATCCGGTCACGGGCAGGTATGCCCGCCGTATCGGTGCACCTGTTGAAGGACTTGTATGA
- a CDS encoding PLP-dependent aminotransferase family protein has protein sequence MTVSQCVDTEALGAAFADAKKRYAEFTNLGLNVTRGKPSSAQLDLAEGMLTALSAGDHIGSEDGDLRNYGGQRKGLRELREIFAPLVQVPTEQLVARDNSSLSLMHFAMASSFFHPLPGSDTAWAGQRVRFLAPSPGYDRHFAVSAELGVDLITVGMNDDGPDMDAVEKLVATDATIKGIWCVPKYSNPTGITYSDEVVRRLASMKVAADDFRIYWDNAYAIHHLSENHDEVLSILDACEQAGNPDRAFVFASTSKVSFAGGGVSFFGASKDNITWFLARDAMRSIGPDKINQLRHVRFFEDSQGVIAHMRKHAEILAPKFEAVGAALNRDLKSLKVAQWTEPVGGYFVSVDVVPGTAKRVVELAQQVGVALTPAGATYPGGQDPTDSNLRLAPSYPDLEELTQAMEVFTTCVIIAAGEKLLTE, from the coding sequence ATGACGGTTTCGCAGTGCGTGGACACAGAAGCATTAGGCGCAGCTTTCGCAGATGCTAAGAAACGCTACGCCGAGTTCACCAATCTCGGTCTTAATGTCACGCGCGGCAAACCTAGTTCTGCACAGCTTGATCTCGCTGAAGGCATGCTCACCGCGTTGAGCGCTGGAGACCACATCGGCAGCGAAGACGGCGACCTGCGTAACTACGGAGGCCAGCGCAAAGGTCTGCGCGAACTCCGCGAAATTTTCGCTCCGCTTGTTCAGGTGCCCACCGAGCAGCTTGTCGCCCGCGACAACTCTTCCTTGTCGCTCATGCACTTCGCCATGGCGAGCAGCTTCTTCCACCCCCTTCCTGGATCTGACACCGCATGGGCAGGTCAGCGCGTCCGCTTCCTCGCCCCTTCTCCTGGATACGACCGCCACTTCGCCGTCTCAGCTGAACTTGGTGTTGACCTGATTACCGTCGGCATGAACGATGACGGCCCTGACATGGACGCCGTCGAAAAACTCGTTGCCACCGACGCCACGATTAAAGGAATTTGGTGCGTACCCAAATACTCCAACCCCACCGGAATCACCTACAGCGATGAAGTAGTGCGCCGCCTGGCCAGCATGAAGGTGGCAGCTGACGATTTCCGGATTTACTGGGATAACGCCTACGCCATCCACCACCTCAGCGAAAACCACGATGAGGTCCTTTCAATCCTGGACGCGTGTGAGCAAGCAGGTAATCCCGACCGGGCATTTGTGTTCGCTTCTACTTCCAAAGTCAGCTTTGCTGGCGGTGGTGTTTCGTTCTTTGGTGCAAGCAAAGACAACATCACATGGTTCCTGGCTCGTGATGCGATGCGCTCTATCGGTCCGGACAAAATTAACCAGCTTCGTCACGTCCGCTTCTTCGAAGATAGCCAGGGCGTCATCGCACACATGCGTAAGCACGCTGAAATCCTCGCGCCCAAATTTGAGGCAGTTGGTGCAGCACTTAACCGTGACCTCAAATCCCTCAAAGTGGCCCAGTGGACCGAACCCGTCGGAGGGTATTTCGTCAGCGTTGATGTGGTCCCGGGAACCGCTAAGCGCGTTGTTGAGCTCGCGCAGCAGGTAGGTGTGGCGCTCACTCCGGCGGGTGCTACCTACCCGGGAGGACAAGACCCCACAGACAGCAACCTACGGCTTGCGCCCTCCTACCCTGACCTTGAAGAACTCACCCAGGCGATGGAAGTCTTCACCACCTGCGTCATCATCGCTGCAGGTGAAAAACTCCTCACCGAGTAA
- the typA gene encoding translational GTPase TypA → MQSRGDIRNVAIVAHVDHGKTTLVDKMLWQGGAFGEHDHVDERAMDSGDLEREKGITILAKNTAIHYNGQSASEFPNGVTINIIDTPGHADFGGEVERGLSMVDGVVLLVDASEGPLPQTRFVLRKALAAKMPVVLCINKVDRPDSRIEEVEDEVSSLFLDLIEDIGGDESQLEFPVVYASAKAGVASTERPADGALPDSENLEPLFKTIMESIPAPSYDEEAPLQAHVTNLDSSNFLGRIALLRVFSGTIKKGQTVAWCRRDGSTSNVRITELLVTEGLERKPAESAGPGDIIAIAGIPDIMIGETLADPEDIRPLPLITVDEPAISMTIGTNTSPLAGKVRGSKVTARLVKDRLDRELIGNVSLNVLPTERPDAWEVQGRGELALAILVEQMRREGFELTVGKPQVVTKEIDGKLHEPTEHLTIDTPEEHLGAITQLLAARKGRMEQMTNHGTGWVRMEFVVPARGLIGFRTEFLTETRGTGIANHMFHRYEPWFGPISTRQAGSLVADRSGAVTAYAMVNLQERGVLFVEPGTEVYEGMIVGENSRADDMDVNITKEKKLTNVRASSADNFEKVIPPKKLSLEQSLEFCRDDECVEVTPEDVRIRKVVLNASDRARAAARARSESKKN, encoded by the coding sequence ATGCAATCCCGCGGAGATATCCGAAACGTCGCCATTGTTGCCCACGTCGACCACGGCAAAACCACCCTCGTCGACAAAATGCTCTGGCAGGGCGGCGCGTTCGGCGAACATGATCACGTCGACGAACGAGCGATGGACTCCGGTGACCTCGAACGCGAGAAGGGCATCACCATTCTCGCCAAAAACACGGCGATCCACTACAACGGCCAGTCAGCCTCGGAATTCCCTAACGGCGTCACCATCAACATCATCGACACCCCCGGACACGCCGACTTCGGTGGCGAAGTCGAGCGCGGCCTATCCATGGTCGACGGTGTCGTCCTCCTCGTAGACGCATCCGAAGGCCCCTTGCCCCAAACCCGCTTCGTGCTCCGCAAAGCGCTCGCAGCCAAGATGCCAGTCGTGCTGTGCATCAACAAGGTTGACCGCCCGGACTCACGTATCGAAGAAGTCGAAGACGAAGTTTCCTCCTTGTTCCTGGACCTCATCGAGGACATCGGTGGGGACGAAAGCCAACTGGAATTCCCCGTCGTCTACGCCTCAGCAAAAGCAGGCGTCGCCTCGACCGAACGCCCAGCTGACGGCGCCCTACCCGACTCGGAAAACCTCGAGCCGCTGTTCAAAACCATCATGGAAAGCATTCCGGCTCCCTCCTACGACGAGGAAGCCCCGCTGCAGGCGCACGTCACCAACCTGGACTCCAGCAACTTCCTCGGCCGTATCGCTTTGCTGCGAGTCTTCAGCGGCACCATCAAGAAAGGCCAGACCGTAGCCTGGTGCCGACGAGACGGCTCCACAAGCAACGTCCGTATCACCGAGTTGCTCGTCACCGAAGGTCTCGAACGTAAACCGGCCGAATCTGCAGGCCCTGGCGACATCATCGCTATCGCCGGTATCCCCGACATCATGATCGGTGAAACTCTCGCCGACCCCGAGGACATCCGCCCACTGCCGCTCATCACCGTTGACGAGCCCGCCATCTCGATGACCATCGGAACCAACACGTCGCCGCTGGCAGGAAAAGTACGCGGCTCCAAAGTCACCGCCCGTCTGGTCAAAGACCGCCTCGACCGTGAACTGATCGGCAACGTCTCCCTCAACGTGCTTCCCACCGAGCGCCCCGACGCCTGGGAAGTGCAAGGACGAGGTGAACTGGCTCTAGCCATCCTGGTAGAGCAGATGCGTCGCGAAGGATTCGAGCTCACTGTCGGCAAGCCCCAGGTGGTTACGAAAGAAATCGACGGCAAGCTCCACGAACCCACCGAACACCTCACCATCGACACCCCCGAAGAACACCTCGGCGCGATCACTCAGCTTCTGGCTGCGCGCAAGGGACGCATGGAGCAAATGACCAACCACGGAACCGGATGGGTCCGCATGGAGTTCGTTGTTCCAGCCCGAGGACTTATCGGATTCCGTACCGAATTCCTCACCGAAACCCGCGGTACCGGCATCGCTAACCACATGTTCCACCGCTACGAACCATGGTTCGGCCCCATCTCTACCCGGCAGGCAGGGTCCCTGGTTGCTGACCGTTCCGGCGCCGTCACCGCCTACGCCATGGTCAACCTGCAAGAACGCGGCGTGCTCTTCGTTGAGCCCGGCACCGAGGTGTACGAAGGCATGATCGTTGGCGAGAACTCTCGCGCCGATGACATGGACGTCAACATCACCAAGGAGAAAAAGCTCACCAACGTACGCGCTTCCTCCGCAGACAACTTCGAAAAGGTCATCCCGCCGAAGAAGTTGTCGCTCGAACAGTCCCTGGAGTTCTGCCGCGATGACGAATGTGTCGAGGTGACTCCCGAGGACGTACGTATCCGCAAAGTCGTTCTCAACGCTAGCGACCGGGCTCGCGCCGCAGCTCGCGCTCGCAGCGAATCCAAAAAGAACTGA
- a CDS encoding (deoxy)nucleoside triphosphate pyrophosphohydrolase, producing the protein MESIPVVGAAICDDLQRPTKFLAARRSYPASLAGKWEFPGGKVETAEDPLSALHREINEELGGLIIAADPITGPENGGWRTSDRHVMTVYRAIIAPGSSVEPGDSHDQLTWVDAANALELDWLPGDIPIVHTLLALLHQP; encoded by the coding sequence ATGGAATCCATCCCTGTCGTCGGCGCTGCCATCTGCGACGATCTCCAGCGCCCCACCAAATTCCTCGCCGCCCGCCGCAGCTACCCAGCCAGCCTCGCCGGAAAATGGGAATTCCCCGGAGGCAAAGTAGAAACCGCTGAAGACCCCCTCAGTGCTCTTCACCGCGAAATCAACGAAGAACTCGGCGGACTCATCATCGCCGCAGACCCCATCACTGGCCCCGAAAACGGCGGCTGGCGCACCAGCGACCGCCACGTCATGACCGTCTACCGCGCAATCATCGCTCCCGGAAGCAGCGTCGAACCCGGCGACTCCCACGATCAACTCACCTGGGTCGACGCCGCCAACGCCCTCGAACTCGACTGGCTACCAGGCGACATCCCCATCGTCCACACCCTGCTAGCACTGCTACACCAGCCCTAA
- a CDS encoding DedA family protein — MIDVLVGWGESLPFVALWVVFFLGGLVRGHVLYVVGRGIASGGRRSRFHDVFAGPRMERARLFVNRWGALAVALSYLTVGFQSFVQVSTGMAGMSVWRFTPAAVVGSMAWATIYTTIGFTVWQVWLQAAARSVWGLVGVAVVGVWLLWRLLRQRVR; from the coding sequence GTGATCGACGTTCTTGTTGGGTGGGGTGAGTCGCTGCCTTTCGTGGCGCTGTGGGTGGTGTTTTTTCTGGGTGGTTTGGTGCGGGGGCATGTTTTGTATGTGGTGGGGCGGGGTATTGCTTCAGGGGGTCGGCGGAGTCGTTTCCATGATGTGTTTGCGGGTCCGCGGATGGAGCGGGCTCGGTTGTTTGTGAATCGGTGGGGTGCGTTGGCGGTGGCTTTGTCGTATTTGACTGTTGGTTTTCAGTCTTTCGTGCAGGTGTCGACGGGCATGGCTGGGATGTCGGTGTGGCGTTTCACGCCTGCTGCGGTGGTGGGGTCGATGGCATGGGCGACGATTTACACAACTATCGGTTTTACGGTGTGGCAGGTGTGGTTGCAGGCTGCGGCGCGGTCTGTGTGGGGGTTGGTGGGGGTTGCTGTGGTGGGGGTGTGGCTGTTGTGGCGGTTATTGCGGCAGCGTGTTCGGTGA
- a CDS encoding S1C family serine protease — translation MSNVASACTGGTPDQEVALRTRRRRRKTFLDRHRGTVGIVAGALTVVGVAGAAQIASHSAHQLDSAQPNPDLGSHPYGIGLGQDSDLLDMPPSGTNPHRRGAPGTYGASSQLDRGTRLENAPGVTLIDTRQSQGEGMGTGMVLTSEGQVVTNYHVVEGSETVQVTIPDTDKTYTASIIGRDKVRDVALLQLKNAHGLKTVSVSEAAVRLGDSVHAVGNGNGQGYLTRLDGKVTGINQAIDVSDEVFGSTSRLNNLIRTDADVVPGYSGGPLLDSTGRVIGLTTAASAGIRSSQVDGYATPMSEVMNIIRQIRAGNESGDIRLGRKAALGVSVGRDPHGREGASVVEITPNSPAAKIGIKIGDLITEIDDEEIESAEELATAVGSLDPGETVQIAWVTDHGIEHDTEVTLTGSTLN, via the coding sequence ATGAGTAACGTCGCCTCGGCGTGCACCGGTGGGACACCAGATCAGGAGGTCGCGTTGAGAACGCGCAGAAGAAGAAGGAAAACATTCCTCGACCGACACCGAGGCACCGTAGGAATCGTCGCCGGAGCCCTCACCGTCGTCGGGGTTGCTGGCGCCGCACAAATCGCCTCCCACAGCGCCCACCAACTAGACAGCGCCCAACCCAACCCCGACCTCGGATCTCACCCCTACGGCATCGGCCTAGGCCAAGACTCAGACCTACTCGACATGCCCCCCAGCGGCACCAACCCTCACCGGCGAGGCGCCCCCGGAACCTACGGAGCCTCCTCACAACTCGATCGAGGAACCCGCCTGGAAAACGCACCCGGAGTCACCCTCATCGACACCCGACAAAGCCAAGGCGAAGGCATGGGAACCGGCATGGTTCTCACTTCCGAAGGCCAAGTCGTCACCAACTATCATGTCGTCGAAGGCTCCGAAACCGTCCAAGTCACCATCCCCGACACCGACAAGACCTACACCGCCAGCATCATCGGACGAGACAAAGTCCGCGACGTCGCCCTCCTCCAACTCAAAAACGCCCACGGCCTCAAGACTGTCTCCGTCTCTGAAGCCGCCGTACGCCTCGGTGACAGCGTCCACGCCGTTGGAAACGGCAACGGCCAGGGATACCTCACCCGACTCGACGGCAAAGTCACAGGAATTAACCAAGCCATCGACGTCTCCGACGAAGTATTTGGATCCACCTCACGACTCAATAACCTCATCCGCACCGACGCAGACGTTGTCCCCGGATACTCCGGCGGCCCCCTCCTAGACTCCACCGGACGCGTCATCGGCCTGACCACCGCAGCCTCCGCAGGCATCCGCAGCTCCCAGGTTGACGGTTACGCCACCCCAATGAGCGAAGTCATGAACATCATCCGCCAAATCCGCGCCGGCAACGAATCCGGTGATATCCGCCTAGGCCGCAAAGCCGCCCTAGGCGTCAGCGTCGGCCGCGACCCCCATGGGCGAGAAGGCGCCTCCGTCGTCGAAATCACCCCCAACTCACCGGCAGCGAAAATCGGCATCAAAATCGGCGACCTCATCACCGAAATTGACGACGAAGAAATCGAATCTGCAGAAGAACTCGCCACCGCAGTCGGATCCCTCGATCCCGGAGAAACCGTGCAAATCGCCTGGGTCACAGACCACGGAATCGAACACGACACCGAAGTCACCCTGACCGGAAGCACCCTGAACTAA
- a CDS encoding cytidylate kinase-like family protein, producing MGGNSAQERIGLPLVTLFAFSGAGAKRIGPAVAGELAVPWVCQMPEEDGEPALAQPSSGLRHLREVFTRAAGPLSVESMHEQAAQQQDWLSDQVRAGAVVLGHNATFICRDVPGALHVKVVAPWEDRIERLVATHTIPRDLAQERAARRDRLGVEMAQGMWGWDPRQDEHFDVVLNSSSLGVDGCVEIIVTLARVRAARCEADGV from the coding sequence ATGGGCGGCAATTCTGCACAGGAGCGGATAGGGTTGCCACTGGTGACGTTGTTTGCGTTTTCGGGTGCGGGTGCAAAGCGGATTGGTCCTGCGGTGGCTGGGGAGTTGGCGGTGCCCTGGGTTTGCCAGATGCCAGAAGAGGATGGTGAGCCGGCGCTTGCTCAACCGAGTTCGGGGCTGCGCCATCTTCGTGAGGTGTTTACGCGGGCGGCGGGGCCGCTGTCGGTGGAATCGATGCATGAGCAGGCGGCTCAGCAGCAGGATTGGCTGTCAGATCAGGTGCGTGCGGGTGCAGTGGTGTTGGGGCATAACGCAACGTTCATTTGTCGGGATGTGCCTGGTGCGTTGCATGTGAAAGTGGTTGCTCCGTGGGAGGACAGGATCGAGCGTTTGGTTGCTACGCATACGATTCCGCGGGATCTGGCGCAGGAGCGCGCTGCCCGGCGGGATCGGTTGGGTGTGGAGATGGCGCAGGGGATGTGGGGGTGGGATCCGCGCCAGGATGAACATTTTGATGTGGTTTTGAATAGTTCGTCGTTGGGGGTGGATGGGTGTGTGGAGATTATTGTCACGTTGGCGCGTGTGCGGGCAGCCCGGTGTGAGGCTGATGGGGTTTAG
- a CDS encoding trimeric intracellular cation channel family protein, with protein MDYLLEPERFFRAADVIGIFANALIGGAVARSKGFDIIGFVVLAITTAMAGGILRDVILGTTFPVAVTDPWYMSSAVVAALLAFVLELDGRWKILLAAGDMVALGCWSATGAAKAAAAGLDLLPCIMLGVITAVFGGMFRDVLVNQVPSVFGENPLYASLAVVSAFQMTLMLQAGHYRIGMVISIVGCTVLGLLAQRRNWILPSAASLTLGGLVRVGPNLVRRIDHAEEPAMDIDDLDTGVLPRIDPAATSSDTEQQPPQAKNNDKPGT; from the coding sequence ATGGACTACCTCCTCGAACCCGAACGGTTCTTCCGCGCCGCCGACGTTATCGGCATCTTCGCGAACGCACTCATCGGCGGAGCCGTAGCCCGCTCTAAAGGGTTCGACATCATCGGATTCGTGGTGTTAGCCATCACCACCGCCATGGCTGGCGGTATCCTGCGCGATGTCATCCTCGGAACCACTTTTCCCGTAGCTGTCACCGACCCCTGGTACATGAGCAGCGCAGTCGTGGCAGCACTGCTAGCGTTCGTGCTCGAACTCGACGGCCGATGGAAAATACTGCTCGCCGCAGGAGACATGGTCGCATTGGGATGCTGGTCAGCCACAGGAGCAGCCAAAGCCGCCGCAGCTGGTCTTGACCTACTTCCCTGCATCATGCTCGGCGTGATCACCGCAGTATTTGGTGGCATGTTCCGTGACGTCCTGGTCAACCAAGTCCCCAGCGTTTTCGGTGAAAACCCCCTCTACGCCAGCCTTGCCGTGGTTTCCGCCTTCCAAATGACGCTCATGCTCCAGGCAGGGCACTACCGCATCGGCATGGTCATCTCAATCGTGGGTTGCACCGTTCTAGGGCTACTAGCCCAACGCCGCAACTGGATTCTTCCCAGCGCAGCCTCCCTCACCCTAGGTGGACTCGTGCGCGTCGGCCCGAACCTCGTCCGACGCATCGACCACGCCGAAGAACCAGCCATGGACATCGATGACCTCGACACCGGCGTCCTGCCCCGCATCGACCCCGCCGCTACCAGCAGCGACACTGAACAACAGCCACCCCAGGCAAAAAACAACGACAAACCCGGCACCTAA
- a CDS encoding alpha/beta hydrolase — MARRSLTLTIAADMIAAGTITAPTTAHAAPTPAAKPTSEGPHSPLNRKKAPLKIRTTKTATIREADLGDINLGPKTAPQRFRAPVRGTLITPRKPKAHAPLIVFGHLRMPDCANKALTYPCPKGVQEIRYDRGMVWLAEALAARGYSMLIPDLAPIYSPQDTEKPYDQRAAWLRTTEMLRAQMLSANAGKRSAWGTGLTGMIDGRDTTLMVHSRSAYMVNTTVNAWRKSPTPIKQILAYGAWQNTPSTDEPPVPFPADIPFLDIAGTADGDVDHAGSQWMTELIGQRRTAPAFHVEVTDYGHSYINRELSRRHLDDRDGVDNGPTAADHEKLLLAATRGWLDQTVRGKHVFPMKATEPLPNGLIGTPPATS; from the coding sequence ATGGCTCGCCGTTCTCTCACACTCACCATCGCCGCGGACATGATCGCCGCAGGCACCATCACTGCCCCCACCACCGCCCACGCCGCCCCCACACCAGCAGCAAAACCCACCAGCGAAGGGCCCCATTCGCCCCTAAACCGTAAAAAAGCACCACTGAAAATCCGCACCACCAAGACAGCCACCATCCGAGAAGCCGACCTCGGCGACATCAACCTCGGCCCCAAAACCGCTCCACAACGCTTCCGCGCACCAGTACGCGGAACCCTCATCACACCCCGCAAACCCAAAGCCCACGCACCACTCATCGTCTTCGGACACCTACGCATGCCAGACTGCGCCAACAAAGCACTGACCTACCCCTGCCCCAAAGGCGTCCAAGAAATTCGGTACGACCGCGGAATGGTCTGGCTCGCAGAAGCGCTCGCCGCCCGGGGGTACTCCATGCTCATTCCAGACCTGGCGCCAATCTACTCACCCCAAGACACTGAAAAACCCTACGACCAAAGAGCAGCATGGCTACGCACAACAGAAATGCTGCGAGCGCAGATGCTCTCCGCCAACGCAGGAAAACGCTCCGCCTGGGGAACCGGACTAACCGGCATGATCGACGGCCGTGACACCACACTGATGGTCCACTCACGCTCGGCATACATGGTGAACACCACCGTGAACGCATGGCGCAAATCACCCACCCCCATCAAACAGATCCTCGCCTACGGCGCGTGGCAAAACACACCATCCACAGACGAACCTCCCGTGCCCTTCCCCGCCGACATCCCCTTCCTCGACATCGCTGGCACCGCCGACGGTGACGTCGACCACGCCGGATCGCAATGGATGACCGAACTCATCGGCCAGCGCCGCACCGCCCCGGCATTCCACGTCGAAGTCACCGACTACGGACACAGCTACATCAACCGTGAACTATCCCGCCGCCACCTCGACGACCGTGACGGCGTCGACAACGGCCCCACCGCAGCCGACCACGAAAAACTCCTCCTAGCAGCCACCCGTGGCTGGCTCGACCAGACAGTTCGAGGCAAACACGTATTCCCCATGAAAGCCACCGAGCCGCTACCCAACGGGCTCATCGGCACCCCGCCCGCTACCTCGTAG